The Clostridium sporogenes region TATACCCTAAATGCTCTAAGCTGTTTTGAAGTGCAAATAGTGTATAGGTCATCTTATCTGTATTAGCATTTTCACCCATATGACCTATTCTTATGACCTTACCTTGAAGATATCCAAAGGAACCCGCTATGATTACATTGTATTTATCCTGCATATATGTTCTTAGAACTTTATCCTCTATTTCTTTAGGTAGTTCTATAACTGTAACAGTATTGGAATAACCCTGCTTTAAATAAAGCCTAAGCCCACTTTCTACTATAGCCTTTCTACACGCCTTTGCTATATTATTATGTCTTGATACAAAATCTTTGTCCTCTAAAATATTATCCACCGCTGCTCTTAGTCCAACTATATCACTTATAGCTGGAGTATATGGGAACCATTTATTTTTATAATAATCCTTCCATAAAAGGAGATTACAATAATAAGATGCTATAGGTGTTTTCCTTTCTTCCATAGCTTTAAAAGCATCTTTACTTATACTAAGGAATGAAAGTCCTGGAGGGGCTGACATACATTTTTGAGATCCACCAAGAACTATATCTATTTCCCATTCATCCACCTTTAGCTCCTGTCCACCCATAGCAGATACAGAATCTACTACAGTTATTATGCCTTTTTCTTTAAGCATTGGACATATCTTTGATACATCATTAATAACTCCTGAGGGAGTATCACAGTGTACAACAGTAGCATATTTAAAGTTACTATCCTTCTCTAGAAATTCTTTCAACTTTTCTATATCTATATCCCTTCTTCTATCTTCTTTGAAAAATATTACTTCTCCTCCATAGATTTCTACAAAATCTGCAAAACCTTCACCAAAAATTCCATTGTCAATTACAAGAATTCTGTCATCTTTTTCTGTTAATGAAGCACAGGCTGCTTCCAATCCTAATATACCTTCTCCACTTAATATTCTTACTTCATTTTTAGTTTCTAAAAATTCACCTATTTTTTCACAGGTCTCTTTATAATAATCATAAAATTGTAAATCTAAATCTGGGTTTGTTGTTTCCATAGCTCTTGCTATTCTAACATTTTCTCTTACCATAGTAGGGCCGGGCGTCATAACATATGGTACCTTCATAAAATTAAATCCTCCCATTTATCTAACATATCTAATTAGAATTATATTCCATTCATTCCATAACTGAAAGTGAACCCATACATTATATATACTCATAACGCCATAGATATTAAAAAACAGGTAATTCTATATAATGAATATCAAATTTAAATTCCTCTTTCTTATTGATTTTATAAATAAAGTATTAAAAGCAATTCACTATATTAAAATAAACACTAACAAATTAACTTAAATATTCGCCTTGATGCAAATGTAATGAACATACTTACGAAAACAGCGATAAAAATAATAAGATATATCTTATCTATCATTACATCAAACAAATACCCATACATTAATTGACCTAAAGGTAACGCACACATTCCTATAGTAGATATAAAAGCAATAATTTTACCTATCACCTCCAAAGGAGCTTCCTTTTGAATAAATGCCATTATCATAATATTAAACATTGTTACAATAATCATAATCAAAACCGTAGAACATACTATTATTATATATGACAAAATTGGTTTTAAATTAACAATAAAAGTTCCAGCAATAGGTAATAAAATAAGTGGAGTAATAAAAAATAGCGTACCAAACTTATTTGAAGTCATTTTTTCAGATAACAAACCAACTAAAATTCCTCCTATTAATGTACCTATCATCAACATACTTTGGGATAAAACATAAAATTCATTACTTAAACCAAGTTTGCCTTTTATTATTGCCGGTAAGCCCACCATAATCATTGCAGTTAAAAAGAAATTAAAGCTTGCAATAACTAGCATTATTTTAAAAATAATTGGCTTATCATTTATAATAAAATTTTTACTTAATTTAAAATCATATGCTACAGCTTTAAAGATATTTGTTTCTTTTTTCTGAGGAACAAAAGGAATATTTATGAATATTTCTATTGCAGCAGATATAAGAAAACTTATTCCACTAAAAATGATAATTGACATAAGTCCCAACACTCCATACAAAAAACCACCTAGAATAGGACCTAATAAATTGGATAATCCATTAATTTGATTTACAATAACATTTCCTTTTACCATGTTATCTTCTGACAACAAAGCTGGAATACTTGCCTGCACAGTAGGTTGATAAAGAGACTGTATAACTGACAACAATATTAAAATTGTGGATATAGAAATAACTAAGAAACTATTATATAAAGTAATTGCAAAAGCAAGCATAATTACTCCCGTTAAAAAATCCAGTATAATCATAATGTTACGCTTATTTACTCTATCCGCAATCATTCCTCCAAATGGGGACAACAAAATGGAGGGTATCATTGATATAGCCAGTATACTACCAAATAGAGTAGAGGATCCACTTATATCCAATAAATATAGTGGTAATACAAAACGGAGAATTGCATTACCCATAAGTGAAATTATCTGCCCAATAACTATTAAGGAAAAATCTTTATTAAACAGTTTTATATTTTCATTCATAATATTTATTTTACCTCTATTTTGTTAACAGCACTGACTAAATTCACAAATACTGCCATACCTATTATAAGAGAAATCACCATAAATACAAAAGGAAACCAAGTAATTCCAATGGCATTAGATATAATATTTGATGGAATTACAGATAAGGTAAAAGCAGAAACTATCGTAACTGGAACAGATTTTTTAGAAAAACCTATTCTCATTGCAATCATTCCTAAACCTGATGATAGAAAAGACATTATTAGGGTAATTTTTACAATCATAACTAGTTTTACAACCGTCAATGTATCAGGAACAATATGAATAAAACTTTCCCCAATGAAAAAGATTGTATAAGCCAAAAGGCTACTTAATATATAACCCAAAAATGTAAATAAAGAAACTATTAAGAGTTTAGTAAAGATTATCCTTCGTGGTGAAACTGGATAAGAAAATAACAGTATGGCTCTTTTACCAGAATATTCATTAATAACAAATCCAGCGTACATTACTCCTGAAAGAGTAGTGAAACATACACAACTTATTATATTTATAAGCAATATGATTGTTTCATAATTAGACAAAGCATTTTTAATATAAACATCCCCACTAATATCAGTTTGGGTTGAAACAAATAAAAACATATACATAAATACAACCAAAGACAAAGTAATAAATCCAGTGGAAATTACATAAGTTTTTAGTTTATTTCTTTTAAGTTCAAGTTGAATTAATTTAATCATTTTATTTTCCCCCATTCATAATATCTAAAAAATAATTCTCAAGACCACCTGTAAGTTGTAATTTTAATGAACTTAACTTGTCCTCTTTTATAATTTTGCCCTTAGCAATAACCCCAATAGTGTCAGCAAAATGCTCGATCTCGCTTAAAATGTGACTTGATATAAGAATAGTCATACCATGTTTTTTAGCCAATTCTAAAAATAATTCACGCATATCCTTTATACCCATTGGATCTAAACCACTTATAGGTTCATCAAGTATAAGTAATTTGGGCTTATGTATAATAGCCCTTGCAATAGCCAATCTC contains the following coding sequences:
- a CDS encoding MFS transporter, which codes for MNENIKLFNKDFSLIVIGQIISLMGNAILRFVLPLYLLDISGSSTLFGSILAISMIPSILLSPFGGMIADRVNKRNIMIILDFLTGVIMLAFAITLYNSFLVISISTILILLSVIQSLYQPTVQASIPALLSEDNMVKGNVIVNQINGLSNLLGPILGGFLYGVLGLMSIIIFSGISFLISAAIEIFINIPFVPQKKETNIFKAVAYDFKLSKNFIINDKPIIFKIMLVIASFNFFLTAMIMVGLPAIIKGKLGLSNEFYVLSQSMLMIGTLIGGILVGLLSEKMTSNKFGTLFFITPLILLPIAGTFIVNLKPILSYIIIVCSTVLIMIIVTMFNIMIMAFIQKEAPLEVIGKIIAFISTIGMCALPLGQLMYGYLFDVMIDKIYLIIFIAVFVSMFITFASRRIFKLIC
- a CDS encoding pyridoxal-phosphate-dependent aminotransferase family protein yields the protein MKVPYVMTPGPTMVRENVRIARAMETTNPDLDLQFYDYYKETCEKIGEFLETKNEVRILSGEGILGLEAACASLTEKDDRILVIDNGIFGEGFADFVEIYGGEVIFFKEDRRRDIDIEKLKEFLEKDSNFKYATVVHCDTPSGVINDVSKICPMLKEKGIITVVDSVSAMGGQELKVDEWEIDIVLGGSQKCMSAPPGLSFLSISKDAFKAMEERKTPIASYYCNLLLWKDYYKNKWFPYTPAISDIVGLRAAVDNILEDKDFVSRHNNIAKACRKAIVESGLRLYLKQGYSNTVTVIELPKEIEDKVLRTYMQDKYNVIIAGSFGYLQGKVIRIGHMGENANTDKMTYTLFALQNSLEHLGYKLEVNLTEAFLQQIMD
- a CDS encoding ABC transporter permease, with product MIKLIQLELKRNKLKTYVISTGFITLSLVVFMYMFLFVSTQTDISGDVYIKNALSNYETIILLINIISCVCFTTLSGVMYAGFVINEYSGKRAILLFSYPVSPRRIIFTKLLIVSLFTFLGYILSSLLAYTIFFIGESFIHIVPDTLTVVKLVMIVKITLIMSFLSSGLGMIAMRIGFSKKSVPVTIVSAFTLSVIPSNIISNAIGITWFPFVFMVISLIIGMAVFVNLVSAVNKIEVK